A part of Streptomyces sp. NBC_01451 genomic DNA contains:
- a CDS encoding N4-gp56 family major capsid protein: MASGITGTPVLSPTPTAYQAANSTMLTPAIQTLWSKEILFQAMPVLRFEQFLVKKTELGTAPGLTVNFMRYRSLDGAQQLVEGVRMETHALSAEQITISVAEHGFAIAVTELLLNASFDDVMASGARLLGRNMATYIDALARDTFMGAPSVLYGYDKLASWSAGAARTPLSPYDRGMFADSEATMATNGGFYFTSALVKDAVETLATKNVPRLGETYVAFVHPHQSRRLRDDPEFIEVTKYAAPGNFMLGEIGRLNDVVFIETTQVFQGNTTPPATQQLGTNIPTNTAQKWGGQPSRTASGSTPAIPAVTSTPTNPNAPANALYRALVIGDNAAGHAISLPVELRDGGVLDFGREHALAWYSIFGLGLITDYAVVQCVTN; encoded by the coding sequence GTGGCAAGCGGAATCACTGGGACTCCGGTCCTGTCGCCGACGCCGACGGCGTATCAGGCGGCAAACTCCACCATGCTCACGCCGGCCATCCAGACGCTGTGGAGCAAAGAAATTTTGTTCCAGGCAATGCCCGTGCTCCGGTTCGAGCAATTCCTTGTGAAGAAGACCGAGCTGGGAACTGCTCCCGGTCTCACGGTGAACTTCATGAGGTACCGCTCGCTCGACGGCGCGCAGCAGCTCGTGGAAGGCGTGCGAATGGAGACGCACGCGCTCTCGGCCGAGCAGATCACAATCAGCGTCGCTGAGCACGGATTCGCAATCGCCGTGACCGAACTTCTCCTCAACGCGAGCTTCGACGACGTTATGGCGAGCGGTGCTCGTCTTCTCGGGCGAAACATGGCGACGTACATCGACGCCCTGGCTCGCGACACCTTCATGGGCGCCCCGTCGGTCCTTTACGGATACGACAAGCTCGCGTCCTGGTCGGCCGGCGCCGCGCGTACTCCGCTTTCTCCGTACGACCGGGGAATGTTCGCCGATTCCGAGGCGACCATGGCGACCAACGGCGGCTTCTACTTCACGTCTGCCCTGGTCAAGGACGCCGTGGAGACCCTCGCCACCAAGAACGTCCCGCGTCTCGGCGAGACCTACGTCGCGTTCGTCCACCCGCACCAGAGCCGCCGACTTCGCGATGACCCCGAATTCATCGAGGTCACGAAGTACGCCGCCCCGGGCAACTTCATGCTCGGAGAAATCGGCCGCTTGAACGACGTGGTATTCATCGAAACCACGCAGGTCTTCCAGGGCAACACGACCCCGCCGGCGACCCAGCAGCTCGGGACCAACATCCCGACGAACACCGCCCAGAAGTGGGGCGGCCAGCCCTCCCGGACGGCGTCGGGATCGACTCCGGCAATTCCCGCCGTGACGTCCACCCCGACCAACCCGAACGCCCCGGCAAACGCCCTGTACCGCGCTCTGGTAATCGGGGACAACGCCGCGGGTCACGCCATCTCCCTGCCCGTCGAACTTCGCGACGGCGGTGTGCTCGACTTCGGACGCGAGCACGCATTGGCGTGGTATTCGATCTTCGGCCTCGGACTCATCACGGATTACGCCGTGGTGCAGTGCGTGACCAACTGA